One window from the genome of Enterobacteriaceae bacterium Kacie_13 encodes:
- the lpxP gene encoding kdo(2)-lipid IV(A) palmitoleoyltransferase, translating to MTSPRFRASFLHPRYWLTWFGLGVLFLLVQLPYPVLYRLGVWLGRTSMRFLKRRVSITRRNLQLCFPDLTPDQVEARIVSNFESLGMGLLETGMAWFWSDARVKRWFDVSGLHNLKKAQENNQGVLVIGVHFMSLELGGRAMGLCQPMMAMYRPHNNKAMEFVQTWGRMRSNKAMLDRKDLRGMVHALKKGEAVWFAPDQDYGPRGSVFAPLFAVDEAATTSGTYMLARLAKPALITVVLVRKPAGKGYDLVIQPALQDYPIDDELAAAAYMNRVIETEIMRAPDQYLWLHRRFKTRPAGTPSLYL from the coding sequence ATGACATCTCCACGATTTCGCGCTTCGTTTTTACATCCACGCTACTGGCTGACCTGGTTCGGTCTCGGCGTCTTGTTCCTTCTGGTTCAGCTTCCTTATCCGGTTTTATACCGTCTGGGTGTCTGGCTGGGTCGCACATCCATGCGTTTTCTGAAACGCCGCGTGTCGATTACCCGCCGCAATCTGCAATTATGTTTCCCTGACCTCACTCCGGACCAGGTTGAAGCCAGAATTGTCAGCAATTTTGAATCTCTCGGCATGGGCTTACTGGAAACCGGCATGGCCTGGTTCTGGTCAGACGCCCGTGTTAAACGCTGGTTTGACGTCAGCGGCCTGCACAACCTGAAAAAGGCGCAGGAAAATAATCAGGGCGTATTGGTTATTGGCGTACATTTCATGTCACTGGAACTGGGTGGCCGTGCGATGGGGTTATGTCAGCCAATGATGGCGATGTACCGTCCGCACAATAATAAAGCGATGGAATTCGTACAGACCTGGGGTCGGATGCGTTCTAACAAAGCGATGCTGGATCGCAAAGATTTACGCGGCATGGTTCATGCGCTGAAAAAAGGCGAAGCCGTCTGGTTTGCACCAGATCAGGACTACGGTCCGCGCGGAAGCGTATTTGCCCCACTGTTTGCCGTCGATGAAGCGGCGACTACCAGCGGTACCTACATGCTGGCACGTCTGGCAAAACCCGCGTTGATCACCGTGGTACTGGTGCGTAAACCGGCCGGTAAAGGTTATGACCTGGTGATTCAGCCGGCGTTGCAGGATTACCCAATAGATGACGAACTGGCCGCAGCGGCCTACATGAACCGCGTCATTGAAACCGAAATTAT
- a CDS encoding DoxX family membrane protein produces MKQLYTRFTAALNKPDLAILLLRITYGLLIFHGWHKLHDGLGGIQGMLAGYGIPAFVAYGVIIGEVIAPIMMILGIFTRLAALSAAATMVVAWLMVGIHHTFALSPVGAWAIEDIVYYFMAAIVIALYGSGRYSVMSNPLYR; encoded by the coding sequence ATGAAGCAACTTTATACACGGTTTACTGCCGCGCTGAATAAGCCGGATCTGGCAATTCTGCTGTTACGTATTACCTACGGGCTGCTGATTTTTCACGGGTGGCATAAGCTGCATGACGGGCTGGGCGGGATCCAGGGGATGCTGGCGGGTTATGGCATTCCTGCGTTCGTGGCATATGGCGTGATCATCGGCGAAGTGATTGCCCCGATCATGATGATACTGGGGATTTTCACCCGTCTGGCGGCGCTTTCGGCTGCTGCCACGATGGTCGTCGCCTGGCTGATGGTTGGGATCCATCATACCTTCGCGTTGTCCCCGGTCGGTGCATGGGCGATTGAGGATATTGTGTACTACTTTATGGCAGCCATTGTTATTGCGCTATACGGCAGTGGCCGTTATTCGGTGATGAGCAATCCGCTATATCGATAA
- the fis gene encoding DNA-binding transcriptional regulator Fis, translated as MFEQRVNSDVLTVSTVNSQDQVTQKPLRDSVKQALKGYFAQLNGQDVNDLYELVLAEVEQPLLDMVMQYTRGNQTRAALMMGINRGTLRKKLKKYGMN; from the coding sequence ATGTTCGAACAACGCGTGAATTCTGACGTACTGACCGTTTCAACCGTAAACTCACAAGACCAGGTGACTCAAAAACCTCTGCGTGACTCGGTAAAACAAGCACTTAAGGGCTATTTTGCTCAACTGAACGGTCAGGACGTGAATGACCTGTATGAGTTGGTTTTGGCTGAAGTTGAACAGCCACTGTTGGACATGGTGATGCAGTATACCCGTGGCAACCAGACTCGTGCGGCCCTGATGATGGGTATCAACCGCGGTACGCTGCGTAAGAAACTGAAAAAATACGGCATGAACTGA